In Campylobacter sp. MIT 99-7217, one genomic interval encodes:
- a CDS encoding DUF305 domain-containing protein, whose protein sequence is MKKLILTLAFCTLISLNLQANPHAHHGSHMNTCQSKACQNSAKVLFSMHEAMMKTPNLASKNAERDFLSNMIPHHQGAIDSSKIMLELSKNKKIHQIAQNIIKAQEQEIKEFQALLASKNAYSKPMNDKKYQEFKADEAKIMQDMMKSMQEVKPSEELDKDFLRAMIHHHAGAIEASKQILKYSNDKKIQDIAQNIIKVQEQEIKEFNELLNKGF, encoded by the coding sequence ATGAAAAAACTCATTTTAACCCTCGCATTTTGCACTTTAATTTCTTTAAATTTGCAAGCAAATCCTCATGCGCACCATGGCTCGCATATGAATACTTGTCAAAGTAAGGCTTGCCAAAACTCAGCAAAAGTTCTTTTTTCCATGCATGAAGCTATGATGAAAACTCCAAATTTAGCAAGTAAAAACGCAGAAAGAGACTTTTTGTCTAATATGATACCGCATCATCAAGGGGCGATTGATTCTTCAAAAATCATGCTTGAATTGAGTAAAAATAAAAAAATTCATCAAATAGCACAAAACATTATCAAGGCTCAGGAGCAAGAAATAAAAGAATTTCAAGCACTTTTAGCCTCAAAAAATGCGTATTCTAAGCCGATGAATGATAAAAAATACCAAGAATTTAAGGCTGATGAAGCAAAAATCATGCAAGATATGATGAAAAGCATGCAAGAAGTAAAGCCAAGTGAAGAACTTGATAAAGACTTTTTAAGAGCAATGATCCATCATCACGCAGGTGCTATAGAAGCTTCAAAACAAATCTTAAAATACTCAAATGATAAAAAAATTCAAGATATAGCACAAAACATTATCAAGGTCCAAGAGCAAGAGATCAAAGAATTTAATGAGCTTTTAAACAAGGGTTTTTAA